A single genomic interval of Selenobaculum gibii harbors:
- a CDS encoding FAD-dependent oxidoreductase, which translates to MFKINTLENHNRMSTQDLLLAISEALANGETEFAVAASGQHDIGGPLWHPEGKKLTFRVTNAGQRVGSMCLDHTEVIVEGSASADVGWLNAGGRIVVKGDAGDTAGHCAAGGTIYIGGRAGTRSGSLMKHDPLYDAPELWVLKNVGSFSFEFMGGGKAVVCGYDSEQFESVLGDRSCIGMVGGVLYFRGEAKGMSQEVKITALDAEDIAYLESKMDDFLGAIEKPELRAELTKWKEWKKLLPLAFDEKKPKALESINEYRTTEWVKGGIFSDVCMDDFIVNSTVVTGIYRQRVPAWDNAKYAAPCEFNCPSGIPTQQRYNLLRQGKVEEAYKLVLEYTPFSGSVCGSVCPNPCMEGCSRASIDQAIQIGALGRESIHIKVEKPSVRTGKKISVIGGGVAGLSAAWQLAKKGHDVTVYDEFSAMGGKLEQVIPRSRLAHEILEAELKRIQDMGVTFVNNCKVDSDKFNEIKTASDAVVVTTGGHNPRVFPWPGKEKVVKGLDFQKAVNRGENPKVGKHVLVIGAGNSGMDAALDAYEMGAEKVTCIDVQKPAAFKKEIEHFESLGGDIIWPVMTKEITDKGIIAEDGRFIEGDMVIVTVGETPILDYLPEGLNKFRDWLVPGADTSVMAGVFAAGDVVKPGRLTDAIGAGAKAAMAADAYVNGEAYAQAVKKEVIPAGQISKAYFEKCHSCELPAANQDFNRCISCGTCRDCSMCLESCPEKAISKVVKADGTFEYVSDAERCIGCGICAGVCPCGIWTMKANAEKINMYRTYNKN; encoded by the coding sequence GTGTTTAAAATTAATACATTAGAAAATCACAATCGTATGTCGACGCAAGATTTGCTCTTGGCAATCAGTGAGGCTTTAGCAAACGGAGAAACAGAATTTGCTGTGGCGGCTTCCGGCCAACATGATATTGGCGGTCCGTTATGGCATCCGGAGGGGAAAAAGTTAACATTCCGTGTGACAAACGCAGGTCAACGCGTTGGGTCCATGTGTCTTGATCATACAGAAGTTATTGTAGAAGGCTCGGCATCTGCCGATGTCGGTTGGCTGAATGCCGGCGGTAGAATTGTTGTAAAAGGTGATGCTGGTGATACGGCTGGACACTGTGCGGCAGGCGGGACGATTTATATCGGCGGTCGCGCCGGGACGCGTTCTGGATCACTCATGAAACATGATCCACTTTATGATGCACCAGAATTATGGGTGCTGAAAAATGTCGGCAGTTTTTCATTTGAATTTATGGGTGGCGGTAAAGCTGTTGTTTGTGGGTATGACAGTGAGCAGTTTGAGTCTGTACTTGGTGATCGTTCTTGTATAGGTATGGTTGGCGGTGTGCTTTATTTTAGAGGCGAAGCAAAAGGAATGTCTCAGGAAGTAAAAATCACAGCTTTGGATGCAGAGGATATTGCTTATCTAGAAAGTAAGATGGATGATTTTCTGGGAGCAATAGAAAAGCCTGAACTTCGAGCGGAATTAACAAAATGGAAGGAATGGAAAAAACTTCTTCCACTTGCTTTTGATGAAAAAAAACCAAAAGCACTGGAGAGCATAAATGAATATCGGACGACCGAATGGGTAAAAGGTGGCATTTTTAGTGATGTATGCATGGATGACTTCATTGTAAATTCTACGGTTGTGACAGGAATCTATCGTCAGCGCGTTCCAGCTTGGGACAATGCAAAATATGCGGCGCCGTGTGAATTTAACTGTCCATCTGGAATTCCGACGCAACAACGTTACAATTTACTTCGTCAGGGCAAGGTGGAAGAAGCATATAAATTAGTACTTGAATATACACCGTTCTCTGGATCAGTATGTGGCAGTGTCTGCCCAAATCCATGTATGGAAGGCTGTAGCCGTGCATCCATTGACCAAGCGATTCAAATTGGTGCACTTGGCAGAGAGTCTATCCACATAAAAGTAGAGAAACCATCCGTGCGCACTGGAAAGAAGATATCTGTTATCGGCGGCGGTGTAGCAGGATTAAGCGCAGCTTGGCAGTTGGCGAAAAAGGGCCATGATGTTACGGTATATGATGAATTTTCCGCAATGGGCGGTAAGCTTGAGCAAGTAATTCCACGCAGTCGGTTAGCGCATGAAATTTTAGAAGCGGAATTAAAACGCATTCAAGATATGGGTGTAACCTTTGTCAATAACTGCAAAGTGGACAGTGATAAATTTAATGAGATTAAAACAGCTAGTGATGCCGTTGTCGTTACCACTGGTGGACATAATCCTCGTGTATTCCCATGGCCTGGAAAAGAAAAAGTCGTAAAAGGGTTAGACTTCCAAAAAGCAGTGAACCGTGGTGAAAATCCGAAAGTAGGTAAACATGTGCTTGTTATCGGTGCAGGGAACTCCGGGATGGATGCTGCACTTGATGCGTATGAAATGGGAGCGGAAAAGGTAACTTGTATTGATGTGCAAAAGCCAGCAGCCTTTAAAAAGGAAATCGAACATTTTGAATCTCTTGGTGGCGATATCATTTGGCCTGTAATGACGAAAGAAATCACAGATAAAGGAATTATCGCTGAGGATGGCAGATTCATTGAAGGCGACATGGTCATTGTAACGGTTGGGGAAACACCAATCCTAGATTATTTACCTGAAGGGTTAAACAAATTTCGCGATTGGTTAGTGCCAGGTGCAGATACGAGTGTTATGGCTGGTGTATTTGCGGCTGGTGACGTAGTGAAACCTGGTCGTTTAACGGATGCAATTGGGGCTGGTGCGAAGGCTGCAATGGCAGCAGATGCTTACGTAAATGGAGAAGCATATGCACAGGCAGTGAAGAAGGAAGTTATTCCAGCAGGACAAATAAGTAAAGCTTACTTTGAAAAATGTCATAGCTGCGAATTGCCAGCGGCAAATCAAGATTTCAATCGCTGTATTAGCTGTGGTACTTGCCGCGATTGTAGTATGTGTCTTGAATCCTGTCCGGAAAAGGCAATTAGTAAAGTCGTTAAAGCAGACGGTACATTTGAATATGTTTCCGATGCAGAGCGTTGTATTGGCTGTGGTATTTGCGCGGGCGTTTGCCCATGCGGTATCTGGACAATGAAGGCAAATGCAGAGAAAATCAACATGTACAGAACCTACAATAAGAATTAA
- the hutW gene encoding heme anaerobic degradation radical SAM methyltransferase ChuW/HutW: MMNLTNGLAEFMQLENHKELFGLKATRKMSELFNDCTLQYSPRHLLPIMPPKQQIRFREQATMVAKKNKSAVYIHIPFCKQRCSYCNFCGYPSDLVMQEEYVDLLCQELSIIEDFEYYQSQMISAVFIGGGSPSALNEDQLERLLSKIRKVFLLESGCEFTFESNITDFNEAKLAICLKYGVNRFSFGVQTFSTDLRRKLGRSAEQKVIVEKLKSLAQTGVNVIVDLIYGLPGQTMEDWQKDLEFLLQCNVTGVDLYKLQRFPHSILEEKLKTGAYPPCPAADERMELYERGVGYLKENAWQQLSCCHFTCGEKDKSLYNKLAKNGSDIFAFGAGAGGSIGELEYIQVRDLNAYKKKVEKQEKPFAMVFQRDHFSSLFAKISGQLDCGYLDLDGLEKSYAIELKPGLLPYMKLWENQGLCISKNNDIMLTTHGKYWMRWIARSILCGLQYAIYGAENNQNKQMSMMSEMMNLR, encoded by the coding sequence ATGATGAATTTGACGAATGGATTAGCTGAGTTTATGCAACTGGAAAATCATAAAGAATTATTCGGGCTAAAAGCAACACGAAAGATGAGTGAGTTATTTAATGATTGCACACTTCAATACTCGCCGCGTCATCTGCTACCAATTATGCCGCCTAAACAGCAAATTCGCTTTCGTGAACAGGCGACGATGGTAGCAAAAAAAAATAAAAGCGCGGTATATATACATATCCCATTTTGTAAGCAACGCTGTAGTTACTGTAATTTTTGTGGCTATCCAAGTGATTTAGTAATGCAAGAGGAATATGTTGATTTGCTATGTCAAGAGTTATCAATAATAGAAGATTTTGAGTACTATCAAAGTCAGATGATTTCAGCAGTTTTTATCGGTGGAGGTAGCCCTAGTGCATTAAATGAAGATCAGTTAGAACGGTTATTAAGTAAAATAAGAAAAGTTTTTTTACTGGAATCTGGCTGTGAATTTACATTTGAGAGTAATATCACTGACTTTAATGAGGCTAAATTAGCGATTTGTTTAAAGTATGGTGTAAATCGTTTTAGCTTTGGCGTTCAAACGTTTTCTACGGATTTACGACGTAAATTAGGACGGTCGGCTGAACAAAAAGTTATTGTAGAAAAGCTAAAATCGCTTGCCCAAACAGGGGTAAATGTCATCGTTGATCTTATCTATGGATTGCCGGGACAAACTATGGAAGATTGGCAAAAGGATTTGGAATTCTTACTGCAATGCAATGTTACAGGGGTAGATTTATATAAATTGCAACGTTTTCCTCATTCCATACTGGAAGAAAAGCTTAAAACTGGAGCATATCCACCGTGCCCAGCGGCAGATGAGCGAATGGAATTATATGAACGAGGAGTAGGCTATTTGAAGGAAAATGCTTGGCAGCAGCTGAGTTGTTGCCATTTTACATGCGGCGAAAAAGATAAGAGCCTTTATAATAAACTTGCCAAAAATGGCAGTGATATTTTTGCTTTTGGTGCTGGAGCCGGAGGCAGTATTGGAGAGTTGGAATATATTCAAGTACGCGATTTAAATGCATACAAGAAAAAGGTAGAGAAGCAGGAAAAGCCTTTTGCGATGGTATTTCAACGCGATCACTTTTCTTCGCTATTTGCAAAGATAAGCGGACAATTAGACTGTGGCTATTTAGATCTAGATGGTCTAGAGAAAAGTTATGCGATTGAACTAAAGCCTGGACTTTTACCTTATATGAAATTATGGGAAAATCAAGGACTCTGTATAAGTAAAAATAATGATATCATGTTGACAACCCACGGAAAATATTGGATGAGATGGATCGCAAGATCTATTTTATGTGGTTTGCAATATGCAATTTATGGAGCGGAAAACAACCAAAATAAGCAGATGTCAATGATGTCAGAAATGATGAATTTGCGATAA
- a CDS encoding DUF1659 domain-containing protein: MAVNKGNGATKLILKVQTGTNKLGNLVYTSRTFSKFNPSIADNDLFLIGEAMASLQKYPLTSINRQDSFALASE, from the coding sequence ATGGCAGTAAATAAAGGTAATGGAGCAACAAAGTTAATTCTCAAAGTTCAAACTGGAACAAATAAACTCGGTAATCTCGTTTATACGTCAAGAACTTTCAGTAAATTCAATCCATCAATCGCTGATAACGATTTATTCTTAATCGGTGAAGCGATGGCAAGTTTACAAAAGTATCCGCTTACATCTATCAATCGCCAAGACAGTTTTGCATTAGCTTCGGAATAA
- the gdhA gene encoding NADP-specific glutamate dehydrogenase, translating into MMYVQKIIDKVIADNPGEEEFHATVKEVLTSIAPVVEKHPEYQEQAILERIVEPERVIMFRVPWVDDQGKVQVNKGYRVQFNSAIGPYKGGLRLHPSVNLSIIKFLGFEQIFKNSLTGLPIGGGKGGSNFDPKGKSDNEIMRFCQSFMTELSRHIGQDTDVPAGDIGVGGREIGYLFGQYKRIRNAYEAGVLTGKGLGYWGSLARKEATGYGLLYFVRHMLADANESLAGKTVVISGSGNVATYAIEKAQEFGAKVVACSDSNGYIYDKDGIDLDVVKEIKEVKRARISEYIKARPNAEYHEGCKGIWTIKCDVALPCATQGEIDLESAKVLVENGVFAVGEGANMPSTLDAIDYFLEKDVLFAPAKAANAGGVAVSALEMSQNSMRYSWTFEEVDNKLKDIMKNIYENSTKAAEEYGFKGNLVVGSNIAGFKKVADAMIAHGVV; encoded by the coding sequence ATGATGTATGTACAAAAGATTATTGATAAGGTAATTGCTGATAATCCAGGTGAGGAAGAGTTTCATGCAACGGTTAAAGAGGTATTGACTTCTATCGCACCTGTGGTAGAAAAGCATCCAGAATATCAAGAACAAGCTATTTTAGAGCGCATTGTTGAACCCGAACGCGTGATTATGTTCAGAGTTCCTTGGGTGGATGATCAAGGCAAAGTTCAAGTGAATAAAGGCTATCGTGTACAATTTAACAGTGCAATTGGTCCATACAAAGGTGGATTGCGCTTACATCCAAGTGTGAATTTAAGCATTATTAAATTCTTAGGATTTGAACAAATCTTTAAAAATTCTCTAACAGGACTGCCAATCGGTGGTGGTAAAGGCGGTTCTAACTTTGATCCAAAAGGAAAATCTGATAACGAAATTATGCGTTTTTGCCAAAGTTTTATGACGGAATTATCTCGTCATATTGGTCAAGATACAGATGTACCAGCAGGGGATATAGGCGTTGGCGGCAGAGAGATTGGCTATTTATTTGGACAATATAAACGCATCAGAAACGCTTATGAAGCTGGTGTTTTAACTGGTAAGGGTTTAGGGTACTGGGGAAGCTTGGCACGTAAAGAGGCAACTGGATACGGGTTGTTATACTTTGTTCGACATATGCTTGCAGATGCAAATGAATCTTTAGCAGGTAAAACAGTAGTGATTTCTGGGTCTGGAAATGTTGCTACTTATGCAATCGAAAAGGCGCAGGAATTTGGTGCTAAAGTGGTGGCTTGCTCTGATTCTAATGGATATATCTACGATAAAGATGGTATTGATCTTGATGTTGTAAAAGAAATTAAAGAAGTTAAACGTGCTAGAATTTCTGAATATATAAAAGCTCGTCCAAATGCGGAGTATCATGAAGGTTGTAAGGGTATTTGGACGATTAAGTGCGATGTTGCGCTTCCTTGTGCAACACAAGGCGAAATTGATTTAGAATCTGCAAAAGTACTTGTGGAAAATGGTGTATTTGCTGTTGGCGAAGGTGCAAATATGCCATCAACACTAGATGCAATTGATTATTTTTTAGAAAAAGACGTTTTATTTGCTCCTGCAAAAGCTGCAAATGCTGGCGGTGTAGCAGTGTCTGCGCTTGAAATGTCGCAAAATTCTATGCGTTATAGCTGGACATTTGAAGAAGTTGATAATAAATTAAAAGATATTATGAAAAATATCTATGAAAACTCCACAAAAGCTGCGGAAGAATATGGATTCAAGGGAAATCTAGTTGTTGGTTCTAACATTGCTGGTTTCAAAAAAGTGGCGGATGCTATGATTGCCCATGGTGTAGTTTGA
- a CDS encoding TonB-dependent receptor plug domain-containing protein gives MKHYSQKKKAIGMAIVCGMILGTQLSIGTEIAWANEEVLDEFYLDGVVVTATRTDQTVKEVPTTVQVIIRQDIEKRQSRTLRDVLQNALGVTLWKDFQGRSQVRIRGSESRHVLIMVDGKRMSGELSYNSANAHEIDRINMDNVERVEIIRGSAGSLYGSDAIGGVVNIIMRQPMKKQGSINYDYSLYEHGDSAGPTTSIFYQDINEKGNMSWKISGSYNDSKPFYVDNEGTSNNYFGKEQNIDFGMTYTAENGNRLSFDFGRLNEDTQRSEAGQSYHPMMPKSDKINKNENKRTNLSLNYEGEDDKQNWSVRAYQSKYEKEYFIYKQTRRNNIVTIPYTLNSFDWVNRTINVLEGKDSWQLGDKHLATVGFEWRQDKSEGTRIKTDLNSKKSSDEASIDYVSLYFQDEIRPNDQWLVIPSIRFDHSNLFDSAWTGNLASTYHIADDTRLKVVVGQGYKTPTINELYHAWEMFAGSAMGGPGQYFQGNPNIKPEKSWNYELALEKDWNDKTTGHFGLFRNDVKELITSTWTGKYVDSAGNLVSSIIPTKDKLMTYKNIPEARMQGIEASIQHQLNDEVDLNFGYVYLDAKDQGSSQRLEDRPRHQLNLGLFYHPKDTNWQFNLDVVSNIDYWASKDGNITTGDKEMENSTFTVVNFLAQKDLDARARLYLGIDNLGNYHDYNKDVYGRMYRVGIDCKF, from the coding sequence ATGAAACATTATAGCCAAAAAAAGAAAGCAATCGGGATGGCGATTGTTTGTGGAATGATATTGGGCACGCAATTATCAATCGGTACAGAGATTGCTTGGGCAAATGAAGAAGTATTGGATGAATTTTATCTAGATGGTGTTGTTGTAACTGCGACAAGGACTGATCAGACAGTAAAAGAAGTTCCTACCACAGTACAAGTAATCATACGTCAAGATATTGAAAAGCGACAATCTAGAACGTTACGGGATGTTTTGCAAAATGCGCTAGGGGTGACCTTGTGGAAGGATTTTCAGGGAAGATCACAAGTGAGAATTCGTGGCTCAGAATCAAGACATGTTTTAATTATGGTTGATGGCAAACGGATGAGCGGAGAACTTTCGTATAACTCAGCCAATGCGCATGAAATAGATCGAATCAATATGGATAATGTGGAACGTGTTGAAATTATTCGCGGTTCTGCCGGATCGTTGTACGGAAGCGATGCAATTGGCGGCGTTGTCAATATTATCATGCGACAGCCAATGAAAAAGCAAGGTTCAATTAATTATGATTATTCACTTTATGAACATGGTGACAGTGCAGGTCCAACAACTAGTATTTTTTATCAAGATATTAATGAGAAAGGAAATATGAGTTGGAAGATATCGGGAAGTTATAATGATAGTAAACCATTCTATGTAGATAATGAAGGAACAAGTAATAATTATTTTGGCAAAGAGCAAAATATTGATTTTGGCATGACCTATACGGCTGAAAATGGGAATCGCTTAAGTTTTGATTTCGGACGACTGAACGAAGACACACAGCGTTCAGAAGCGGGGCAATCCTATCATCCAATGATGCCAAAATCAGATAAAATTAATAAAAATGAAAATAAACGTACGAATTTATCGCTGAACTATGAAGGTGAAGATGATAAACAAAATTGGTCGGTTCGAGCATATCAGTCGAAATATGAAAAGGAATATTTTATTTATAAACAGACACGACGCAATAATATTGTTACTATCCCTTATACATTAAATAGTTTCGATTGGGTGAATCGTACAATTAATGTCCTTGAAGGGAAAGACAGTTGGCAACTGGGCGATAAGCATCTGGCTACAGTTGGTTTTGAATGGAGACAAGATAAATCGGAAGGAACGAGAATAAAAACCGATCTAAATAGTAAAAAATCGAGTGATGAAGCATCTATTGACTATGTTTCCTTGTATTTTCAGGATGAAATTCGTCCAAATGACCAATGGCTAGTTATACCATCCATACGATTTGATCATAGTAATTTATTTGACTCTGCTTGGACAGGAAATTTAGCATCTACTTATCACATTGCTGATGATACTAGGTTAAAGGTTGTTGTGGGACAAGGTTATAAGACACCGACGATTAATGAACTTTATCATGCTTGGGAAATGTTTGCAGGCAGCGCGATGGGCGGGCCAGGTCAGTATTTCCAGGGAAATCCTAATATTAAGCCGGAAAAATCATGGAACTATGAATTAGCATTAGAAAAAGATTGGAATGATAAGACAACAGGACATTTTGGTTTATTTAGAAATGATGTTAAAGAATTAATTACATCTACTTGGACTGGTAAATATGTGGATAGTGCTGGAAACTTAGTTTCCAGTATAATACCGACAAAAGACAAATTAATGACGTATAAAAACATTCCCGAAGCGAGAATGCAAGGAATAGAAGCTTCAATCCAGCATCAATTGAATGATGAAGTAGATTTGAACTTTGGCTATGTTTATTTAGATGCAAAAGATCAAGGAAGCAGTCAAAGACTAGAAGATCGTCCTAGACATCAGCTTAATTTAGGATTGTTTTATCATCCGAAGGATACGAACTGGCAGTTTAACTTGGATGTAGTAAGTAATATTGATTATTGGGCGAGCAAAGATGGCAATATTACAACGGGGGATAAAGAAATGGAAAATAGCACATTTACAGTAGTTAATTTCTTAGCACAAAAAGATTTAGATGCGAGGGCAAGGCTATACTTAGGCATAGATAATCTCGGCAATTATCATGATTATAATAAAGATGTATATGGAAGAATGTATCGTGTTGGAATCGACTGCAAATTCTAG
- a CDS encoding DUF2922 domain-containing protein has product MAKTLEMVFKTEADKELSISLAEPRDNLTRSEVESVMNQLIAKNAIASTNGKLAAVADVKIRTTDKTSLL; this is encoded by the coding sequence ATGGCAAAAACATTAGAGATGGTTTTCAAAACTGAAGCTGATAAAGAGCTGAGCATCAGTTTAGCCGAACCTAGGGACAACTTAACACGTAGTGAAGTTGAAAGCGTAATGAATCAATTGATTGCGAAAAACGCAATTGCTTCTACGAATGGAAAGCTAGCTGCAGTCGCTGATGTAAAGATCCGTACAACAGATAAAACATCTTTGTTATAG
- a CDS encoding glutamate synthase-related protein, translated as METVRTQDVGKNDLKWKIEYHAERCTMCGSCISACTMNAIEATMARRSVTVSNVCQPEPVKEHKAVPVIKQKASIANACVGCGMCEKVCPNNAIRPVRNPDHRVNLLARDHGPIKRGGRTNLNAQRTLDSVIVGRISQMTDPALDSERHTFDILAPFGRVLNPKELPLSLTGGELKMNKKTPPVNWIYPLIFSDMSIGALSTRAWEAVSLATAYLNEKHHLPIRMCSGEGGMPVKLLESERLKYMILQIASGHFGWNRIIQAMPRMKVDPAGILIKIGQGAKPGDGGLLPAAKVAEHVQAIRGVPKATLSSPPNHQGLYSIEESVQKMHLSLNAAFGFRVPVAIKCAASATSVSVYNNLLRDPYKICGGFFLDGIQGGTGAANEVSLDHTGHPVVSKLRECYLAAVKQGLQGQIPLWAGGGIGMTGNAAADAFKMICLGANGVFVGKILIQLLGCVGNEQGRCNACSTGKCPTGICTQDPRLVKRLDIDKGAQNIVDYVLALDSEMRKLMAPIGNSSLPVGRSDALVTTDKAVADKLGIQYVC; from the coding sequence ATGGAAACAGTAAGAACGCAAGATGTAGGAAAAAATGATTTAAAATGGAAGATAGAATATCATGCTGAACGTTGTACGATGTGCGGAAGCTGTATTTCTGCCTGTACGATGAATGCAATTGAAGCAACGATGGCGCGCCGCAGTGTGACGGTATCCAATGTATGTCAACCGGAGCCGGTAAAAGAGCATAAAGCTGTACCGGTAATTAAACAAAAAGCTTCCATTGCTAATGCTTGTGTTGGTTGTGGAATGTGCGAAAAAGTATGCCCGAACAATGCAATTCGTCCGGTAAGAAACCCTGATCATCGCGTGAATTTATTAGCGCGTGATCATGGTCCGATTAAACGTGGCGGACGTACAAACTTGAATGCACAGCGTACTTTAGATAGCGTGATTGTCGGTCGCATCAGCCAAATGACAGACCCGGCACTTGACTCTGAACGACACACGTTTGATATCCTAGCGCCGTTTGGACGCGTTTTAAATCCAAAAGAATTGCCATTGTCTTTAACGGGCGGTGAATTAAAAATGAATAAAAAAACGCCGCCGGTTAACTGGATTTATCCCTTGATTTTTAGTGATATGTCCATTGGTGCACTTTCAACGCGGGCTTGGGAAGCAGTATCTTTAGCTACTGCTTATTTAAATGAAAAACATCATCTTCCGATACGCATGTGTTCCGGTGAAGGCGGTATGCCGGTTAAATTGTTAGAATCTGAACGGTTAAAGTATATGATTCTGCAAATCGCATCCGGTCATTTTGGCTGGAACAGAATTATTCAAGCAATGCCTAGAATGAAGGTAGATCCAGCCGGAATTTTGATTAAAATCGGTCAGGGCGCAAAACCGGGGGATGGAGGACTTCTTCCGGCGGCAAAAGTAGCAGAGCACGTACAGGCAATTCGTGGGGTACCAAAAGCAACATTAAGTTCGCCGCCAAATCACCAAGGGTTATATTCTATTGAAGAATCCGTACAGAAAATGCATTTATCTTTAAATGCTGCCTTTGGCTTTAGAGTTCCGGTAGCGATTAAATGTGCAGCTTCGGCAACGTCTGTTTCCGTTTATAACAACTTATTGCGCGATCCATATAAAATTTGTGGTGGGTTCTTCCTTGACGGGATTCAAGGTGGTACAGGGGCCGCAAATGAAGTATCGCTTGATCATACAGGCCATCCAGTCGTATCTAAATTGCGTGAATGCTATTTAGCAGCAGTGAAACAAGGTCTGCAAGGACAAATTCCGCTTTGGGCAGGTGGAGGTATCGGGATGACAGGCAACGCGGCAGCTGATGCGTTTAAAATGATCTGCCTTGGTGCAAATGGTGTTTTTGTCGGCAAAATTTTAATTCAATTGTTAGGGTGCGTAGGAAACGAACAGGGCAGATGTAATGCTTGTTCAACAGGAAAATGCCCAACGGGTATCTGTACGCAAGACCCACGGCTTGTAAAGCGGCTTGATATTGATAAAGGTGCACAAAACATCGTTGATTATGTACTTGCACTTGATAGTGAAATGCGTAAATTGATGGCACCAATCGGCAATAGCTCGCTTCCTGTAGGCCGCTCCGATGCATTAGTGACAACAGATAAAGCGGTTGCAGATAAATTGGGAATACAATATGTATGTTAG
- a CDS encoding flavodoxin family protein translates to MNKYLIVYSSKTGNTKQIAESMYSAIADLGDLKSIDDEIEWKIYDVIFLGYSVEYGMPNKKAREFLAKLQGKSIVLFQTLGAEAMGEHAMISLANAARYLGSNCKIVGAFSSQGKIDPNLLDRLAKLPANHPHAPSIESQKRWQKAAVHPDATNLLEAHEFALKIKKRMNFLAQK, encoded by the coding sequence ATGAACAAATATTTGATTGTTTACTCTAGTAAAACGGGAAATACAAAGCAGATTGCAGAAAGTATGTACTCTGCAATTGCCGATTTAGGGGATTTAAAGAGTATTGATGATGAAATTGAGTGGAAAATTTATGATGTAATTTTTCTTGGCTATAGCGTTGAATATGGAATGCCAAATAAAAAAGCACGAGAATTTTTGGCTAAACTACAAGGGAAATCCATTGTATTATTTCAAACATTAGGGGCAGAGGCAATGGGAGAACATGCGATGATTTCTTTAGCAAATGCTGCGCGATACCTTGGCTCAAATTGCAAAATCGTTGGGGCTTTTTCCAGTCAGGGAAAGATTGATCCTAACTTATTAGACCGCTTAGCAAAATTACCAGCCAATCATCCACATGCACCGAGCATCGAATCGCAGAAACGCTGGCAGAAGGCTGCTGTTCATCCCGATGCAACCAATTTACTGGAAGCGCATGAGTTTGCTTTAAAAATAAAGAAACGGATGAATTTTTTAGCCCAGAAATAA
- a CDS encoding ABC transporter substrate-binding protein has translation MLESTANSSLVRTESECCMNKGLIVVSAILFIAASVLFSGCGNKESLTLGENHSQNLTIIDDNHREVLLANTPERIVVLSPSFLEILDQVQGKVIGRATSQIAQIPKRYKDSAEVGFVYRINSEAVVSLQPDLVIAYKGMHENLLPILEANHIPVIVLNLKTYQDVKRNCELLGLVSGHADLGQDLAKKLDNGVQDAIANVPLVSKKTVILHTTMNDISVETEDSIAGSVAALLHLDLAIKSGDMPIAKMNGMASPDKIVYSMEALVEKDPEVLFITSMGANGGALERIKSEMENNPAWLELRAVKNKQVFFLPEDLFLLNPGLRYPEAVRYMVEQLYPKNESR, from the coding sequence GTGTTGGAATCGACTGCAAATTCTAGTTTGGTTAGGACTGAAAGTGAGTGTTGTATGAATAAAGGATTAATAGTGGTTAGTGCAATTTTATTTATTGCGGCTAGTGTATTGTTTTCTGGATGTGGGAATAAAGAATCTTTGACTTTAGGGGAAAATCATAGCCAGAACTTGACAATCATCGATGATAATCATCGCGAAGTGTTATTGGCAAATACACCGGAACGAATTGTGGTGTTATCACCATCCTTTCTAGAAATTTTGGATCAGGTACAGGGGAAAGTTATCGGACGGGCAACCTCACAGATAGCTCAGATTCCCAAGCGATATAAAGATAGTGCAGAAGTTGGTTTTGTTTATCGAATTAACAGTGAAGCTGTAGTGAGCTTACAGCCTGATTTAGTCATTGCTTATAAAGGAATGCATGAGAATTTGCTACCAATATTGGAGGCAAACCATATTCCGGTGATTGTACTTAATCTGAAAACTTATCAAGACGTAAAACGAAATTGTGAATTATTAGGGCTGGTTTCCGGTCATGCAGATTTGGGGCAAGACTTGGCAAAAAAATTAGATAACGGTGTCCAAGATGCTATAGCAAATGTTCCATTAGTTAGCAAGAAAACAGTGATTTTACATACGACAATGAATGATATTTCCGTAGAAACGGAGGATAGCATCGCCGGAAGTGTGGCTGCATTACTTCATTTAGATTTGGCAATTAAGTCTGGGGATATGCCAATCGCAAAGATGAATGGTATGGCATCCCCAGATAAAATTGTATATAGCATGGAAGCACTCGTAGAAAAAGATCCTGAAGTATTATTTATTACTTCAATGGGAGCTAACGGAGGCGCACTTGAACGGATTAAGTCAGAAATGGAAAATAATCCGGCATGGTTAGAGTTGCGGGCAGTAAAAAATAAACAAGTTTTCTTTTTACCAGAGGACTTATTTTTACTCAATCCCGGGTTGCGATATCCAGAAGCAGTCCGCTATATGGTAGAACAATTATATCCGAAAAATGAATCGCGATAA